aaaatctatcaagaactatgataacaacaacctatatgcatctataatgaaattaaacacataggctcacacaggcacactttggatgggtcctatcatgttgctaggtcatacacagatgaaagaagattgtaaatatacctgttacaaattattatctcgaccaagggagccatcagatcaatagatatggcaaaaggtaaccatggctatttgcaatcaagtaataataggttttgaaaacttacacacaagctaaaacacatactcctgcaacaaggttagctggatagttggatgtaggatttatttaattttaaattaaattattaatttcgaaataattaataataaaaaaaataattatcgaaaatttttaaaaaaaaattgaataattcaaaatttaaaaaaaaaaaataaatttaaaattaaacctacaattttgaaaaattagatttcaaccaacctaaatatcatttcaaaatttgctaactacttttaaaatttaaatcttattttataaataaaaattaaataaaaaattaaaaaagataaatgaatatctttttcagattttaaatataatttaaataaataaaataacaaaatttaaaagttagcaaaatatcttacatctttttaaaattacatgattatagttatcttattttaaatttaaataaggtcaaattattttaaaaaaaaaaattaaatttaaaatatttaaaatctgaccttaaatttaaaaataagataagatataatcaaatttaaaaataagatagattattaagcaaataagatagatactaactatttttaaattcaaattacactaatattttgaattaaatttaaaaaaatattaaattaattcataatgataattagaattgaattaggaatagtaatagtataaatatagaactacacaaaaaatcggaagttaattccatgaaaaaccatgaaaaatcgaagaaaaacgaaaaaattgtgagctgtacggacagttttcgcgatcgcaggaaaatttcagcacaactccgatttttttcgaattttcaaaaaatcataactaattcaaattaaatcgaaattgagttttgtaaaaaagtaacttgcttaattttttccataatatccaataaaaataattccagaaacagatattcaattatttttaacgaaaattcacaaacatcaatcaatcatcaaataacactcaatacaacatgataccatccaaaaataaacaaacaatcgttttaaagtccaaatttcttgcaagtaaatcaattaccatggctctaaggccagttgttggaatttattttaccaggatcttagatctactcacaagtatgttgattaacaccctaaatatgaactttctaaaacgatgaaacaaacacatataaagtttaggaaaccttacattgggtgcagcggaacataatgactccttccgttcagatatctagcccttgattcctttctgtagcagagcattatcaatatctgaacctggatctctttctctgaatctttgatgctgaaacctccttcttgctgaaagtctttcttcacgatcttcctcactatgattgaggtatcacttgctgtgtgtgggcactactctcacactaagattttcgaaattgaaggaagaagaaagagaaagtcggttcggccaaagatagggagagagagaggctcagttttttctgagtcagaagtgtagaaatttaagtgtaaatttcctgaagccttcactatctatttatagcattccactagggttaggtttgaattatttggtattaaaataatgaaaatatcagtttaaatttcctacaaaagtggctggccctatactagtggatttgggcctcactttttgcaattttgcagttttatcttttctgcatctgattttctcaaaaacgccaattttcaaattcaaccatttaaatgccaattctaactatttaaataactataaataattattaaataatattgtcatttatcatatttattaattgaaccatacaaagtatcataattaacaaatatgcccctaaaactctttctttacaatttcgcctttacttagtgaaaatttcacaaatagacatagtctaatttgagaattataattgattaatcaaaaccaattatatgagtcttacaagcaatattatctcaactagtgcggggaccatgggtctatataaccgagcttccaataagtagatcaagaatttagcactaaaattcactaacttattaattcttcgttgaatccacgcatagaacttagaattgcactctcagtatatagaatgatctatatgttccaccatatagacacatcattagttatccattgttataaccctaatttgatcactgatcctctatatgaatgatctacactgtaaagggattaaattaccgttacaccctacaatgtatttattccttaaaacacttgaccccgtataaatgatatttcagcttatgtgaaatgagtactccaccatttatgttcgtttggtcaagctcgaaggagatcatcctttgcttactattcgccagatagaagctatagattccatgtttatgctagcgctcccactcaattgcactaccgtgttcccaaaatgtacgtatcaccctgacctaaaagtaggcttaactaacaaatcaaagaacacgaatagcctctcaagattgagcctaatcatatcaggattaagatcatttgatctaggatcaactaggcgatattgacttgaatagatattacggtaagtttaataaatctaagtcaaagttcaatattggtcccttccgatgcatactccatgcatccaacctgagctttactttaaccaatgctctggaaagaacatagcacttctccaaatgcaagtaaactctgttgtagattatcatatcagtaaaaccctatgtctgataaatctaggaaactttattcacatagtcatgtttactttccaatgtgttgatggcacaataaacaggatcaagtatgtaaaaagggttttagatgaatttatacattatgtacatataatcatgaaataaatcatgtgaaccatgcaacattaaatgttatttctgatctatattaataagtaaatctgattatattgaaatgagttttatttagggcataaaacccaacaccatctcccgaaggttgtgtgcttgtatcctcccgatgcaagacttcaaaagcaatctcccgaaagcttgtaaatacccttctcccgaaggtgcactgatgttcttcttcgttgtagacttgaatacagactcaagacaatacaaacaacaaataaacagagtaagagtagaacaactcttctctacaaaacaaagacactctttccttaagatatgaatacaattctaaatgtatgaaagagatacaaaacctagcagctataggatgtatttataatgaatatacatctcatagacagcttacattcggtctgaacaagacctcaacccactagaaacttccctaaaataattcttcaatcagtccaggaatttccgtttctgtacctatagaatcgtgggcagtaactacaactttccttttatagaaaaggaaagtttagctccggttttctcttcaagaaacctgatcttagaaaatgggaaactcaacacaagatcagaataacagctggttagcaaagaatcaatgtgtaatcaaaacttaccatatttacctcaatttccataaataggaaagctagtcaactttccttccaagtttagatatacacaaatagggaaaccatatcaatatatgccagccgaaatatacattaaataataaaatatttttgtcaattaaatatgccaaaaatggaattaacactATTTATGGTATTTAACACCTCCCTTAACACTTTTTAATTGGGATAAATTGAGGAAtacctctttttttttatcaattaatcaaaaataactgcatattaaaatttattgaattcttgactaaaaaaaattcattgaaTTCTAACCGCTTTTATAAGTCTTATACCAAATATACCCTTACTTAACATATCCTAACAGATTGTCCCTATCACAACCTAACCCAATGCACACAAGCTCCGCCTCCTTTGCCATCACATGCGTCCTTCCGCCTCCTCCATCGGCAAAATCAACATTACACCTCTGCGATCACAATCGCAACCCCTGACCTCCAACCTCTTCCAATATTTGAATGTAAATAACCTCCAACGATTTTGGGTACTTGAATTTATATTCtgcaataatttttttcatatcatATTGGAATGTAAGTATTGCTtgggacttttttttttattaaaatccaATTATGAAGCCAGTGTCTAATTATGCTTGTCTACAGGAATTTGATGAAAGTTGAGGTATATTATAGAGTCACCTTGCTAAACTGAACACTTTTTATCATCTTTTGGTTCAAATTAATGCATATTTAGTTTATACATAACgttaatttgtttttattttaacagTCACTATATTCCATCAGTAGATAGCTTCTATATTTTGCAATAATCTTTTTATATCATATCGGAATGTAATTATCGCAAGAGGAGGAGCAGAGGTGATCATCATATTTGGAATCTAGAGAagtaattgattttattttttttcattaagctATGGGCAAAATGGGGACATGACTTATAAAAGtggctataaataaaataatatgaaaagaaCGGTAAAAATGAAATGGATTAATTAAAATGGGTATACGgtgaaattttcctttttttttttttatcattttcaaTAGATGATATGTATAATTTGAGCTTGAAAAATAAGTCAAATTATATTTGGCCCAAATTTATACAGTTAGGATAAaattaactctttttttttttttatatatagaaaTGTGTAAAAAAGTCAAcaaaacattaaatttttagtaaattatataaaaattatattaaatatataaataaaatgtaaaaaataactaattacattaataaatggcaaatagtaaataaaaaaaataatatttattatggtATAAAATTTGATACATGTTATATTTTGTGCTAAATTTGGACCACTTTATACACCACTATTAGAGTTCACTTTTATAAAGATGGCCTTAAATATTCACATACGCTACATTTTTAGCTCTCTATTAGAGATGCTTTTAATATGCATATCTTTAATcactttaattataattttaactttttttttttctaattatacatagctttttaaacttttttttttctacttgtTATGTACTGTTTATGTGAGATTTTCCTATAGTCCTTGCTCTTTTGTATtttgaattggcattgtcaccgaaaaaatcaccaagaaactggtttcttgatgaggaaactggtttcttgatgaggAAATCAGTTTCTTGATGATTTTTCCAGTGCcaatgccaattccgacgacttttccagcGCCGACAGTAACTCCAGCGACTTTTTCGACACCGACagctactccgacgacttttcagGCACCGACAGTAAACTCCAACAATGTCGTCGGAATGTCGCTGGAAAAATTACCGAAAAAATAGAAACTAGTTTCTTCGTGATTGTTCTGCTGATATTACCAATTTCGATGACTTTTTCGGCGCCGGTAGCAACTCCGATGACTTTTCCGACACCTACAGCTACTCTGTTACTTTTTCGGCGCCGGCATCTAAGTCTGGTAACTTTTTCGGCAccaatgacaaataaaactgcctaaaaacaaataaaaatattaaatatggctTTGAAAACCTAATTTTCGTATATATGGAATATCAAATACTTTAAAAatacgtaaaaaaaaaaataccatataaattggctAAACTTAAAAGTGTCATATTTAagtaaataacttttaaaatctcatagtgagtgtaattttctcatttaaaaaaaagaataattacactacatactgaaattttcaacttttatacttttatattatagggcggaatttttttcaaaaatattgtgtaagttttatattgTGCACTGTGTTAAATTTTCACTGTTGTTCTATGGTTGCTTTTTAGTTGTTTCACTactgtttttagttgttttgttttgtgttcCTGTTGTTTTATATAACAcaatatttttggaaaaaaatttatgtaaaagtatttttgtaacaattaattcaaatttcagtatttttgtaagtttctcaTTAAAAAAACACGAATAATAAATATGGGCTGGGCCAACAGTTACACCACTAGGCGAGCCCACTAGCCCATAAATCGCTGAGTCAACTCACGAGTCGAGCAACATTTCGGATTGGGTTAGACGTCTCGTGTAGTAGTTGTATCCCAAGCAAGTTGGCTATCTTCCTCCTTCCCCTTTTCTTCTCCAATTCTTCGGTATATAAGAAACCCCAATCCCCAAACTCAATTCTTTTCTCTCtgctttctctctctctagaaaatcaTATGTGGAGAGAGAAACTGGCAGCCACCCGCTTACATATGAGAAGATTTTAAACCAATTTTCTCTCTAtccaaacagaaaaaaaaaaaaacaaaaagaaagtaagAACGAAAGAAAACTATAATGGCTCACGCTGTGTTTCATACAGCTCAAATTATGCCAATCAACACACAGGTTACAGCAAAACCTAAACCTCTTTCGTCGTCTCTACCGGTCCACAAGCTTCTCTGTCACGCTCAGCAGTTGCTACTTCCCACAACTGGAAAGCATCGGAGATGTCTGACGGTGAAGGCCTCCGGTTCTTCTTCGACCGTGGAAGATTCCGTGGCTCTCTTAGAACGGTGCTTTGTGGCTGAACAGGCTTCGTCTATGGGTCCGGTAATGAAGGACAAGTTCGGTTCGTTGGGTGCGGTTACCCTTGAGAAATCGAAGCTCGATTTGACACAGAAGCAGTCTAGGACTAGCCCGGAGGTCAGTCACTTTTGCGGAGTTTTTTTGGGATTTTAATTTTAGGGTATTGTTAATAATTTCGAAGAAAGTGGAGAATGAAACTTTTCATGACTTTGTTTTTAACGAAGAAACTTGTCTTTGAGCATAATTTGGAACATAATTCGTGTGTCACTGTGTGCGTATAATTCGTTAAAATTGAGTATTACCCCTTGATAACGGAAGACTCAATAGTACAAGAACATAATCAAAGGCCTTCGGTAATTGATTATGTCTAATTAGAATTGGAACACTACCTAAAACAATAGGTATAGGGTAACTGGCACCATGTTTCCAAATGTAAAGTCTAAAATGGCGGACAATCATTTGTGAGAAACTGGTTGGTCAAGTAGTAATTGAAAGAGAATTTTGGAAACGTAATAAAATAAGTTCTCAATGAAGAGAGGCgatgaaaattttaaatgaacaaaaaatatttaataattttagggTATAATAATGGTCTAGTTTTATATTCACGGGAATAGTTTACTGTAGTTTTGTAAAGAGGTATTTCCTCTTGAATGTTGTTCATGATAGTTTCCTTGTATTAGAACTTAACTACATTAGTAAATGAACATGTTAATTTTTCACTTTATAAGAACAACTATGGGATTTAACACTTATATATAAGAACAAATGGAAATGTAGTActgtgagaaaaaaaaaacataaaaagtgAAAAGTGAAACTGTGTACTTGGGTATGTAAAAGTATACTGATTCTTTTTATCTTGGCTTCTTGAGTAGTGATcgcttaataaatataaataagaacAAAATCAGAGATGTATACTCTCACTGGTTCCGACTTCTGCCTGTCAACAATTTAAATGACATATTTAAGTGCGATTGATATATTGTCTATTCGATTCACACTAATTAAATGATTTTGAACTGCAGACTGCCATTGGAGGAGGTGGTGGAGACATTGGAAAAAAAATCAATCATGGAGGTGGTGATGGAGGGGATGATGAtggtggtgatgatgatgattatttTGATGACTTTGATGAAGGTGATGAGGGAGATGATGGCTTGTTTAGGAGAAGAATGTTTCTTGAAGAGGTTTGGTTGTGAAAAATACGCATTTCAAAATATTTCACATTTCTTTGTATACGCCATTCTCTCATTTTtctgttgttatttttatatcttttaATGTATTAATAAATTTGTGCTTGTTTTCAGCTCTTCGATCGAAAGTTTGTTGATGCTGTGTTAAATGAGTGGCAGAAGACAATGATGGATTTACCTGCTGGGTTTCGACAAGCTTATGAAATGGTATAGTATTTGTGTTGTTACTTTAGCTGACGGCCAATGCTAGATATGCAGATGCTAATTGAAATGATGCATGCAGGGTTTGGTCAGTTCAGCACAAATGGTTAAATTCTTAGCAATCAATGCCAGGCCAACCACTACCAGGATGATTTCCCGTTCACTTCCTCAAGGATTGTCAAGGGGGTTCATTGGCAGGTGATTTTAATAAGCACTACTGAATTTTATCACAGAATCCATTAAGgatatcttttttatttcattGCCATACTAGAAGATTATAGAACATTGGTAATTTGTTTTATGCTTTTCAAAGTGGATGAAGTGGGAGGATGttattgatatattatttgGGAATTTCTATCATTCAtttcatttttgaaaaaaataaatgaaaaaagccAAGCTATCCGTATGTTTTACTATTTTCCATTTTGGTTTCTTCCAACTGATCATATCCTtcattactttttattttattttcatcttcTGAACCACAGAACTTCCTATAATAGGAGTAGAAATTACAGATGTCCAAATCGCTGTAGCTTTAGATGAGTTATTGACTTGTTGTAGTGAAGATTTAGTAAGAAATCTTTATGTAGTTAGAACATTTATTTGAGAGGTTGTGAGTCAAATCCTGATCTCAAATTAATCAAATATGCCTATGTGGTacacaatataatttttaattaccaAGAATAAAGGATTTCTTTTCTGTTTGAACTATTGGTTTGTGTTTTTTGAAACGAAATAAAATCAAGAAATCCACtgatttaattttgattactgtCCTATTAATTCTGAATTTTATATGGGATTACTATTAATTCTAAATGTtttctaagtttatttttttcattcttgGTATGATCTAATATTGTATGTTATGCAGGATGATTGCAGATCCTGCATTTTTGTATAAACTTCTTTTAGAGCAGGCTGCTACAATTGGTTGCTCAGTTTGGTGGGAGGTGAAGAATCGCAAGGAAAGGTACGAATATTGTACAAGgactttattaatttatttctggtATTTGTGCTTGTTTATGATATTGAAACTAAAGATGATTTCTTGAACGTGATATAGGATAAAGCAAGAATGGGATCTGGCACTTGTAAACGTGCTGACAGTAACAGCTTGCAATGCTATTGCTGTTTGGTCACTTGCTCCATGCCGCTCATATGGAAACACATTCCGGTTTGATTTGCAAAATACACTGCAGAAGCTCCCCAACAATGTATTTGAAAAGAGCTATCCGATGAGGGAATTCGATCTACAAAAGCGATTTCACTCTTTTTTCTTTAAGGCGGCTGAGTTGTGTATGGTTGGATTAACTGCTGGAGCAGTCCAAGGCTCTTTATCAAACTACTTGGCTAGCAAAAAGGAGGGAAGGTATGGCAGGGCCTTTAAAAttaaagcatatatatataactagttAAATTTAATCTAATATGTAATAGTTTAGAGAGACTATAAACGGATTTTCTGAGGTAATTGTTTAAAAGGATCGCCATCAACTGGGTTGCTAGTATGCTTTCTTAGCAAAAATGAAAATGGTATTGGATATAATGGGAGTAGATCTTTCATACCATAGTTGGGTCAAGTTGTTCTAAATTGTCATCATTTCGGAATTTACTTGATTATCTGCAATGATACCTAATTTAGATGTTGGCAATTTGTAACATGTTTTGCAGGTTGTCTGTGACGATCCCTAGTGCAAGAACTAATGCTCTTGGTTATGGTGCTTTCCTTGGACTTTATGCCAACCTCAGATATCAGCTTTTATCTGGTTTTGATAAAGCAGTGGTcagttattttgatgttattggAGTGGGACTGGTTTTCAGCACAGCATTGAGGTAATTCTCTACCACAACACTCTTTTAAGTTCTCATTTGCTAATTAGCTTTTATATCTTGTGATTCCTGAACTGTCTTTTTTCTTTGGTAAATTAGGATTAGACTGCCATTTGAACTTAGCTTTAAAAGACTTGACaattattttccttttaaaaatGTACAGATAGGTTCCTAAGTTTGAAATATTTGTTAGTAGTGCTTTATGATAGAAACACAAACACAGAGACACAAATTGATAAAACAGAGAGAAAGATAGAAGAAACTCTGCTACTGTTTTATTCGATAGAAAATCAGTATAAGACCCCAGGATGTTCGAGAGCCGGTTCATATATTTAAAAGACGTTTATTTGTTATGTGATACTGTAAATTGATCCATTTTTGTTCTAATGTTTTACTGCTCTAAAACTGTAGTATTGACTTTTGCACTAATCAAAGCTGATATCCATTTATAACATATTCCCTTTTCTTCTGTTGAACTTGTATAGTACTAATTTTCAATTAACATGCAAGCAGGATTATGAATGTGCAATTGGGAGAGTCATCGAGACTAGCATGGCTTGGCGTAGAGGCTGATCCCTTGGCTAATTCAGATAGTCTTTTGAAAGCATACAATAGGCCTTCTGAGAATGTTGATCAACAGCCATCTTCCAAATGGTTCATTTCGAAGAATGCCATGGTTTCTGGTCTTGGTCTTCTGGGCATCAAACAATCAAATACCGACTCTGCTGCTGATGGTGACTCATCAGCCCCCAGAGCAAAAAGAAAGAGGGTAGTTAGGAAGAAGGTGGCTGCTAGTTCATAATTTAATGAGATCACCATC
This Cannabis sativa cultivar Pink pepper isolate KNU-18-1 chromosome 6, ASM2916894v1, whole genome shotgun sequence DNA region includes the following protein-coding sequences:
- the LOC115724751 gene encoding protein RETICULATA-RELATED 1, chloroplastic, with the protein product MAHAVFHTAQIMPINTQVTAKPKPLSSSLPVHKLLCHAQQLLLPTTGKHRRCLTVKASGSSSTVEDSVALLERCFVAEQASSMGPVMKDKFGSLGAVTLEKSKLDLTQKQSRTSPETAIGGGGGDIGKKINHGGGDGGDDDGGDDDDYFDDFDEGDEGDDGLFRRRMFLEELFDRKFVDAVLNEWQKTMMDLPAGFRQAYEMGLVSSAQMVKFLAINARPTTTRMISRSLPQGLSRGFIGRMIADPAFLYKLLLEQAATIGCSVWWEVKNRKERIKQEWDLALVNVLTVTACNAIAVWSLAPCRSYGNTFRFDLQNTLQKLPNNVFEKSYPMREFDLQKRFHSFFFKAAELCMVGLTAGAVQGSLSNYLASKKEGRLSVTIPSARTNALGYGAFLGLYANLRYQLLSGFDKAVVSYFDVIGVGLVFSTALRIMNVQLGESSRLAWLGVEADPLANSDSLLKAYNRPSENVDQQPSSKWFISKNAMVSGLGLLGIKQSNTDSAADGDSSAPRAKRKRVVRKKVAASS